From the Gammaproteobacteria bacterium genome, the window TATGAAGAGCACAAGTCAGATGACTGATTGCGATGCAGCACGCGCACGGATTGCAGAAGATAAACCTGTCTTTACCCGCATCCCAGGTATTGATAGACGGATTAAATAGAAACCACCCTGTAGCCATTGATAACTCTGTCCCTTTTCTGCCTGTTAGTTTCCATCGTCGTGAAACTTGATGTCCCAATGCGTGCCGTCACAAAACGGTTTATTCTTCGAGCCACCGCATCGGCACAGTGTGTAGTGTTCTTCCGAAGCTCCGTCACCACGATGTACATCTTTGAGTTCAACTCCACCCATCACATGATACGGGCCATCCTTTGATACGTATACCGCTGGATCTCGAACTTGATCCCGGTACTCAATCGACTCAATGGAATAGCTCAGTGCGCCGGATGGACATTGCTTAATGGTTTCAACGATAGCTTCAACGTCTGCGCCGTCTGGATCAATCCATGGCTCGACCCTCATGCGCCATACTGAAGGCAAGCCATCGGTGCACTTTCCGGCGTGCGAGCAAATGCCTCGATTGTCATGGATCGTGATATTTTTGCCGGCATAATCATCACGCTTATCCATGCTGCCATCCGATAGGTTCTCACTCGAAAAATTAATCCGAGTATGAGTTCCGTCACAAAACGGCTTGTTCGCTGAGCCGCCACAACGGCAAAGAGCAATTACGTCTTTAGTCTGGAGTTTATCGCCTTTCGAATTTCGGAACGCCGTCAGTCTCTTTACGAGATATGGGCCGTTTTCTGACAACTCTATTACCGGTTTATCATTCGCTTCATCCACACTCATAAGCTACCTCCGATAACATGCGAAAATGAATCTGTCACCCTTTCATTCTACACTAGTGGCCTTTCAGTGACTTATCGAATTCTTCCTTCGCTTTATCCAAGTCGTAAAACTCTGGATGCGATGATAAAGCCTTTTTAAGCGCCTTAGCAGACCGTTTCGCAGCAGGCCCAGCTGCTGATTTTTTACTTGGCGCTTGAACTGAGTATCTAAGTGTGTTTCCTCCGAAAATTTGAACGCCAGCATAGGCCATTCTTCCATCTACAAGAAATTCCTTCTTTCTATAATGAAACATAAAGTCAGGAAGCTCGGGATACATCCAGTTAACCCATCGATCATCGTCTTGATATTGAATGCCCTCCTTTTTTAACAAATCGCGCAATCCATTCACATCACGTTCTTTAATGATTACATCAATTTCCATAATCCTCTTGCGGATTATATTGGAAACTCGATTAATCTCTTTTTTGCTGTTTCCAAATAATCCCATTGATGCACTCCGGTTATGTTTTCTTGCTAACCGATGATAGAAGGGAAAATATTATCAAGATATTAATACTCAGATCTGTGCTTTTTTGTTAGCGTCATCTCTCGTCGATGCAGGACGACGGCTGCTGTTAGCTTGAATCAGGTTGTAATTCTCCTTTTTGTCGTCAAAATTTTCCAAATCATCCTAGCACTACCGAGTGTACCCAATCAATTGCGCACTACAAGGAGCAACTGATGCCCCTGTCCGGTAAAGGCCAGGCCCGTCAATCGAGACAACCAGTTACATCATGCGGGATAGTGAAAGATAGGATCGTCCCCTTTTACCTTGCGCGGCTCAAGTGGCATGTTAGGCTGTAAGATAGACGTGCAACAAAAATGGAAATGACATGAGTCGTTTCACAGACGCTCTCGTTGTCTCACCTATGGCTGACGGGAAGACCTGGGTAACTCTACGGCCATTCGGCTACGACGTAGGGGAAGAAGGGAGCGGTGACACCGTCGATCTGGCAATTGGATTTATGACTGATTTCGCATCGGTACCACGCATGTTGTGGTGGGCCATACCGAGATGGGGAAAATATGGCAATGCGTCCGTTATTCATGACTGGCTCTACTGGTATCAAAACCGCCCGCGGCCGGCTGCGGATGCCATTATGTTGGAAGCAATGGGTGTACTGTCGGTGCCAGCCTGGCAAAGGTATCCCATCTACTGGGCTGTCCGCTTGTTCGGCGGTATCGCATGGATGCGCAATCAATGGGATCTCGCGGCAGGGTTTAACCGCGTCTTAGATGAGACCCAGTTCAAGTCCGTGAAAAAGTCGGGACGTCACGGCCTGCTACGATGCGGCTGGCGACACTACCGGCGTCGTGCAGCGAACGACGAGTCAAAAAGCAGCGATTAAAGCCCTTTGCCATTGACGGCAAGCGCTTCCATCGCATTAACCCATCACATCATGCCAAGTGGTTAGGATGGGGATGTACGAATTGTACATTCTAGAAGTACTGTTTTTCCGATTTCGGGGCGACAGAAGACGCAGGGTTGAGCCGGCAATCTCCGAAGTCCTATCCTCGCTTTGGAGGTGGACGGCTCATCCCGTTGTCTCCTTCGCACGTACTTTGACGAGCATCCTACTCGATGCCGTAATTAGGCAGTGCCACCTTGCCTTAAAATGACCTCAAACCCTTCAAACCGAGGGTGGTCTAGATAAACTCCTTTTGCCCTGCCAGCGTGGGCGTGAGCCTTACGAAAACTTTCAGATTTCGTCCAACCTTCAAATGCTTCACGGGAATCCCAGATTGAATGAGACGCGTAGAGGGTATAGGCGTCTTCGCTTTGACCTCGAAGTAGATGGAACTCGCGAAAACCCGGGACTTCATAAAGATAGGTGTCTCGCTTGCGCCACATTTGTTCAAACGTTTCCTCTTGCCCCCGAACAATTTGAAAGCGATTCATGGCTATATACATTTTCTAAACCTATAAAGACATTTCTGATAAAAACGGGTGGAACGCGATTGAAGCTCTTGCCCCACTACGCAAGACCCATCAATTGCCCCAACGCATCCAATTAATTTTGTGACATCACAATGATGCGATATATCTAATCATTTAAAGCGGGATAGTTAAGGGAATTACCATAGCTTAAACTCATTTTCAGTTATTCACTTCCGTATTTTTCAATCTGTTCCGCCGCAAGTTCCTCGGCCGCTTCGAGCTGATCAAGCGTCATTTGCGATGCCACCCGATCGCGCACTTGTTTGGCCGCCTTGTTCCCACGCGCTGTGGCCACCTGCGCCCACGCGTAAGCCGCTATGTAGTCCGGCGGAACACCTTCGCCAAGATAATACAGATCCGCGAGCGCTCCTTGCGCTTCAAGAACGCCTTGCTCGGCGGCCTTGCGGATCAAGGCCGCCGCCGCAACATAATCCTGTGAAACGCCGAGCCCCTCATAGTACGCCATACCCAGGTGGAACTGCGCACGGGGATGCCCGCGTTCCGCTGCCATGGCGAACCATTTGGCTGCCTCGGTATAGTTTTGGCGCACGCCATTGCCTTCCTTGTATTGCATACCGACTCTGAATTGAGACACTTCATCACCCTGTTCTGCCGCTATACGATTCCACTTCAGTGACTCGATGGGATCCTTTGGCACGCCTTGCCCGGAAAAGTACGCTTCCGCCAACTCGCGTTGTCCGTAATAGTGTCCGCCCTCAGCCGATTTTCGATACCACTTTGCCGCTTCCGCATTGTCCTGTCGGACACCTTTGCCCTCAGCGTACATATCCCCTAAGAGCGCTTGCGCGAATGGATCACCATCGCGAGCCAATACTCTTAACCCCCCAGCCGCTACCCCAAAGTCGCCTCGTAGATACGCATTGAAGACAGTAATCAACCGCGATACTTGCTCCTCTTGCGCATCCAGCGACGCTTGATCCTCTTGGGCAGCGACGGATAGGGCCGCAAGCAAGGTAGCGACAAGGAGATACTTAGTCATTCTTACATGCATTGAAATTCCTTCGACCGACACACCATCAGCCCTTTCCTCCATTAGCGCCCCTTGCTGGCAGTTAAGGCTATCGAATTCGACGCAAAGATTACATCAAGCGGAATAGTGAGAGATAACCCAGGCACTGCCCGTGTTGCCACCGTGCTGAATTTCCGTCAATCTTCGGTTTGAAATTTTTCTAAAGATTAAGAAATGATCGAAAGAATACACAAGTATACAGAGAATAGCCTCATCAAGTTGGGTTACGATCCGGGCGACTGCGATACCGGGCTCGATACGGTAACATGCGCGGTTGGAGAAGAACGATGAACTTGCTCACCGTATTACAAACACACTGCTGAGGGCTTTTCTACATGGGATGGCGGCTGCTTGTATTTCTCCTTGTTATCGGGGGGCTTGTCTTCACCGGCTGGTACTTTACCCGTCCGAAACCAATCGCCGTAGCCCTCTATACGGTCGAAACAGGCCCTGTGGAAGCGACCGTGTCAAACACCCGGGTCGGCACAGTGAAGGCCTGCCGTCGTTCCATGCTGGCCCCTGCGGCGGGTGGCGAAGTAGGCACATTGACGGTATCTGAGGGCGATAGCGTGGAGAAGAGCCAGCTCCTGCTGGAAATCTGGAATGAAGACCTGAAAGCTGAAGTAACGTATGCGACGGCGCAAAAGGCGGCGGCCGAGGCAAGAACTGTGGAGGCCTGCTCCCGCGCGGCGGGTGCGGAACGTGAGCTGAAACGGCTACAAAAGCTCGTGAAAGATAAACTGATCTCTGAAGAAAAAGTTGATCTCGCGTTCACCGACGCCGAATCCAAACGGGCCGGCTGCCAAGCGGCAAGGGCTACAGCAAGGGTCAGCGAGGCCCGGATCGCCGTCGTCCGCAAGGCGGTGGAGCGGACCATCATCCGCGCCCCTTTTGCCGGAGTCGTAGCAGAAGTCAACACAGAGATCGGTGAATACGTAACGCCTTCCCCGGCCGGCATCCCCACCCTGCCCGCAATCGAGCTGCTCGATATAAGCTGTCTTTACGTCTCGGCGCCGATTGACGAAGTGGATGCCCCCCCGATCGAGGTCGGGATGCGTGCCTGCGTGATCCTGGATGCGTTTCCGGACCGTCACCGTTGTAATAGCACTGTCCGGCGCATCGCGCCTTATGTACTGGATATCGAAAAGCAGGCGCGGACCGTCGAGGTCGAGGTTGAACTGAGCGATCCCCAAAACCTGCACGGCCTGCTGCCCGGTTACAGCGCGGATATCGAGATCTTCCTGGAGACTCGGGACAACGCCCTGCGTATTCCGACACAGGCGGTACTGGAGGGATACCGGGTGCTGCTGTTCGATGAAGCCTCCGGCGTGCTGGTGGAGAGCGAGTTCGAGCCGGGACTTTCCAACTGGGATTTTACGGAAGTCGCATCCGGTCTTAAGGAAGGAGACCGGATCGTATTGTCTGTGGGCCGCGAAGGGGTAAAAGCCGGCGCGAGAGTCACGCCCGAAGTGTCTGTTGGAAATGCAGCATCGCCGTGATTCAGCTCGAGGGTATATGCAGGAACTTCCAACTGGGCGACCAGGAGGTGCATGCGCTGACCGATATCTTCCTTGAGATCGATGAGGGCGAATATATCTCTGTCATGGGCCCTTCAGGCTCCGGCAAATCCACCCTGCTCCACCTCATCGGCCTACTGGATCATCCCACCACCGGCCGGTACCGCATGAGTGGACAGGATGTCACAGAGCTTACAGATGATCAGTTAGCCCGCATCCGCCGTGAAAACATTGGTTTCGTTTTTCAGTTCTTTCACCTGATCCCTCGCCTCACGGCGGCCCAAAACATCGAAATTCCACTGATCCTGGCTGGGTATCCGCCTACGGAACGCAAGCGCCGCATAGCGGAGACCGTTAAAGCGTTCGGACTTGCTGACCGGGCAGAGCACAGACCTGATCAGTTATCCGGCGGACAGCGACAGCGGGTTGCGATCGCACGGTCAACCATCATGCAGCCCCGAGTTGTATTAGCCGATGAACCGACCGGCAACCTCGACCGTGCTTCAGGCCGTCAGGTGGTCGAACTGCTCGAGGAGTTACACGAAAAAGGCGTGACCGTAATAGTGGTGACCCATGACCCGGAACTGGGTGACCGTGCAACAAGGCGGATCCACATGGTGGACGGCCATATCAGCGAGGACACGCAGGCAGAGACCCACTGATGCGGATCTTTGATCTTCTAGGCTATGCGCTGCGGGCCATCGACACCCACCGCTTCCGGACCGTGTTGATCCTGATCGGGGTTGCGATTGGCGTGGGGGCTGTCATCCTACTTACGACCCTTGGAGACAGTGTGCGACGCTATGTGACGGGTGAATTTTCTGAGCTCGGTACCAACATGGTGATCGTGCTGCCGGGGCGCTCGGAAACGACGGGTGGCCACCCACCGCTGTTTGGTGAGACGCCGCGTGACCTGACGATTGACGACGCCATGGCATTGCTCCGCAGCCCCAACATTCAGCGGGTTGCGCCAATCGTGGTAGGCTCGGCCCCGGTTGCGTATAGGGGACTTGAGCGGGAAGTAACGATTATCGGTTCCACGCGGGCGATCAAGGACATCCGCCATCTGCGAGCCGCGCAGGGCAGTTTTCTCCCCGAAATGGACCCCAAACGAGGGCGTGCCGTGTGCGTACTGGGGCAGACAGTCCGCGAGGAACTGTTCGGGCCAGCTAGGGCCGTCGGCGAGTCAGTGCGGATCGGCAACCGCCGTTTTCGGGTAATTGGCGTTTTGGCGGAAACCGGCGTCTCCATCGGTCTGGATCTCGACGACATCGTGTTTATTCCCGTGGCATCCGCCCAGAGCCTGTTTGATTATCCTTCGCTGTTTCGTGTCCTCACCGAGGCACAAGGCGGAGCGCGAATCGCTGCCGCGAAAGAAGACATTCGACGCATCATTATGAAGCGTCATGAGGGCGAAGACGACGTCACGATCATCACGCAAGACAGTGTGATCGCAACCTTTGACAAGGTGCTGAATAGGATAACGCTGGGCGTCGCAGGCATCGCCGCCATCAGCCTGGCAGTTGCCGGGATCCTCATCATGAATGTCATGTTGGTCGCCGTCGCCCAACGCACTCAGGAAATAGGCCTGCTGCGCGCACTGGGTGCCCCGTCCCGCCAGATTCGCTCTTTATTTATTGTCGAAGCCCTTTTGTTGTCGTTTACCGGTGCACTCATCGGCCTTGGCATCGGCCTCACCTCGGCATTAGTTATCCAGCAACTCTATCCGGCATTGCCGCTGTCCGTACCGCTCTGGGCTGTCACCGCCGGGGTCGGTATCGCGGTGGTGACAGGTCTTGTGTTCGGCGTCCTGCCGGCGCTCCGCGCGGCACGCTTGGAGCCCGTTGCGGCGCTCAATAAACGGTAACAAACATGCGGTTTGCGGACCTCTTGAGACTGACGTTCGGTTCAATCATCGCACACCGACTACGTTCGGTACTTACCGTGCTCGGTATTCTGGTGGGCATAGCCGCCGTCGTGCTGTTGACGTCTATCGGCGAAGGGGTGCGGCAGTTTGTATTGGCGGAGTTCACCCAGTTCGGCACAAATTTGGTCGCCGTCGTTCCGGGAAAGACCACCACCTTCGGCATCTCCGGCGCAACCATTAGTACGGTACGGCCCCTATCCGTGGACGATGCCGCTGCGTTAAACGAACTCGACGATATCATCGCCGTTGTCCCCCTCGTCCAGGGTAATGCCAGCGTTGAATATGGCGCGCGGGAAAGGCGAACCACAGTATTTGGCGTCAGTTCGGAAGTGCCACGAGTGTGGCAGATTCCGGTTAGCACCGGCCAATTTCTTCCGAAAGATGATTTTCACCGGGCACGGTCAGTCGCCGTACTGGGTTCAAAAATGCGCGATGAGCTATTTGGCACCCACAATCCACTTGGTCAGCGCATCCGCGTCGGCGGCGATCGCTACCGGGTGATCGGCGTTATGGAACCAAAAGGCCAGCTGCTGGGCTTTGATCTGGACGACACGATTTATCTTCCCATTAGCAAGACCATGGAAATGTTCAATCGCGAGAGCCTCATGGAAATCGATCTACTTTATCGGTCGGGCACCACAGTAAAGCGCATCGAAAGTAATATCAGGCGCCTGCTGATCGCGCGTCACGGCGATGAAGATTTTACAATCATTACTCAGGACAAAATGCTCGAGGTCTTGGATACCATCCTCAATATCCTCACGGCAGGTGTCGCTGCCATTGGCGGGATATCACTGATTGTCGGAATGGTCGGGATCCTGACAATCATGACCATTGCCGTAACAGAGCGCGTCTCAGAGATCGGCCTGCTGCGCGCGCTGGGTGCAAACCGTGCCCACATCCTTCGCCTATTTCTTGGCGAGGCGGTCGTCCTTGGAAGCATCGGAGGAATCTTAGGTGTAGCCGTGACTTTGGCTATTGTCTATGCTGTCAAACTGATTGCCCCCGCCCTTCCGCTTGAAATCGCCTGGCACTATGTGGCTGCCGCGCTCGCACTCGCCATCACCGTCGGCCTGGTGGCCGGGCTTGCACCTGCAATGCGGGCCGCGCGAATGGACCCACTCGATGCGCTGCGGGCTGAATGAGCCTCTGATGCGGGCGTTGCCCGTGAAAGACAACACCCCCATTTGCTCAACCAATTAAATCAAGCGCGCTATAAGAGGTAGAGACGGGTACCGCCCGTAAAGAATATCTACCCATTGGTTCCGTCCCCCTGTTTTTTCGGCCACAAAAAAAAGACCCCACCGGGTGGTGGGGTCTTCGTCTAAAACCTGCTTGCGCAGTACTTGACCCTTAGGCCGCCTGAACTTTCACTGCCGACGGACCCTTCGCGCCCTGCTCGACTTCGAACGTTACCTTTTGGCCCTCGGCCAGGGTCTTGAAACCATCACCTTCGATGGCGGAGTGATGCACGAATACATCCTTGCTGCCATCCTCGGGGGTAATGAACCCATAACCCTTACTCTCACTGAACCACTTTACTGTACCTGTCATCACGGAAATACCTCTGTTTATTTGAATTGCGATATTTTGCAGTTCGTTCCTGAAACTGAAAATGCGGGAGTAGCTGCAGAAAAAACTGGAGGGACTTCCGAATTCACGACAAGAAGTGCACTGCGACGCGGCCACTATACACGAGCCTTAGCCAAAAGCCACAACTATTTTTACCCATGTGCCCAACCATGAGGCACGCTTAAATGTCCGTGTCCATTTAAATATGGGGTCTTTCGCGCAAATCACAAGCCCACTGCCTGACCACTGAAAACGGAGCCGGCGCTGTCTCTAACCGCTACCGGCTGCTCAATAAGCTTTTGTGGAAATTCGCTGACCTGTTGGATATAAGCGTGCCGGGCGTGCAAAAGCCCGATAATCGCACCCACGACACTACCAATCATCAGCGCATTTGTCACAAATCTGCCCCCAAAACGCATTAAGTTTGCCCAAATCATCAGTGCGCCGCACATTACAAACAAATGCTGACATACACATCGCTTTTGCGATGCGCGATGCTCATACCCGTTTTCTTAACCCCCGCGTTGAGATGCGCGGATAACAAGACAAAAAACAAGGTGGCTATCCAAAAATGAATACCGCCCCATTCGTGTCTATTTAGCCCTCAAATCTCGGCCCATCGGCCACTACCGGGCGGCAGAATGTAATGCAGCAATATCCCCGTGGAAGCTAGAAATAAAAAACCGACAAAAGCAAGAACATCAATGATTTCGATTATTGTAGAGCGATTCATTATTTCGCTATATTTCTTCTAGATTTTTGTGGCCGTCCTAGTACTTAAAATGATTCCCTACAACGGCCCGCACCCGTTTCAATCAATTGCATCAAGCGGGATATATTAATGAAAAACCGGGCCCCGCCGGCAAGCGAAATATAATCCCCAGCGCCCTCAAGCTTTGATATGAGTAGCTTGACATATTTAAGCCATACTCCAATATCAATATTCTTCGCTTCGAATAACTGAGTCAAAAATTAAAAAGCGAACCCAGGAGGTCCACTGTGACGTGCGATAGCGAGAAAATCCAGAATTTTGGGAAACGACGTTTGTCGAGGATTAAACCAACAACTGAAATTATCGATAGCTGTAAGGCATTTCTCGTGGGTTACCAACCGAGTTCGGAATTTTCAGATGATGCATATGTTTGGCTTACTTGTGCTTTAGCGTTAGAGGCTGTCGACGGAGGCAATTTTGGTGTTGGGGGCATCTTAATTGATGAGGGTGGTGACGTAGTTGCACAAGGACACAACGAGGTGTTCAACCCGTACTTTCGGAGTGATCGGCATTCTGAAATGGTAGTGATGGATCACTTTGAAGATGCCAATCCAAAACTTACCAGTCTAAAGGGTTACACGTTCTATTCGTCTCTCGAGCCCTGCCCGATGTGTTTAGTACGATTAAGTACCTCCGGTGTACGCAAGGTGCTGTATGCTGCCCCTGATGTAGAGGGCGGTATGATAAGCAGGATGAGTGACTTGCCACCGCTCTGGCTTGAGTTGTGTCAAACAAAAACGTTTGCTCAGGCCCAGTGCTCGCAGGACTTGGTTAATGTTGCTACCCAGCTTTTTCTTTTCAACTTGGATGAACTATTCGCAACAATAACGAAAAGGTAAGTTCAACGTAAACGACAATTTACCTATGCATTGGGAACCGCAATAAATAGATAATTTCAGTCTCCTCACCAACTTTGTGGCGCTTGAGGGCTTACACGATACAGATATGAGAGACACAGCGCACAGAATTACCGATGAAAGCGTCATGCGTCTCGGTGGCTTCGCCGCGATCGTAGTCGGTTCGACCTATCTAGCTGCCTGAATAACGGCACTGCTTATGCCGCCGGAGTTGCAAGCGCCCCCTGACGTTACGCCCCATGAATTCTGGAGCGTGCTCTCTCAGAAACCTTTCACTCATCTAGCGTTTCACTAGTGTTGGGTGATAAGCGGAATCGTCTGGCTTGCCGCGGTTCCGGCGATCTTTCACAGTGTATTTGCCCAAAACCGTGGGTTGGTGCGCTGGTCAGGTGTACTTACCATGCTGGGGTTTGCGGTAAACGCCCGTAGTCATCTCATGGAGGTCGCCTTCGACCGAAAGATTATTCCCTTTTATCCTGAAGCCGAACCCGCATGGCAAGAGGCGGTCAATGTAATCGCGGGACTTACCCTTGACGTTCCCGATGGATTCTTAACTTATGGTGCCATCGGCTTTTGGTTACTTGTCGTAAGTGTGCTTGCACTGCGCGGTCGCGTCTTTCCGCGCATCCTATGCTATTTAGGTATCACTGCCGCGATCACTTACCTGTTTGGCGTGATTGGATACACCTTTCTCGTTCGTTGGCTTCTGGTTATCTCCATTGGAGTTGGTGGACTTTTACTGGTACCAACCCGGTATATTTGGGTCGGATGGCTACTATGCGGTAAAAGGCCTAATGCGTCGCCACAGCAGACTCGACGACGCGCCACGACTGAAGCCATTGCCCGGCGACGACATGCCCTTCAACCGCTTCAAGCGATCACATCAACTGGGTTCTTGCTTTTGATTGCTGACCCTCTATTGTCAGAATAGCAGTTATCCAGCTAATAAAGGCCAATGCAGTTGCAATGATCATAAGTAAACGGAAACTATCAATAAATGATTCGTCAATCGCATTCCGAAGAGCGGTTCTCTGCTGCTTGTCAATATTGACAGGAATCTCTGCCGCAGCAAGCCTGAAACGCTGCTCGTCAAGTGCCTGTACAACCTTAGGCGGTACATTAATTTCAGTGAGACGAACGTCGAGCCCTCTGTTAAAACTGTTCAAAGCAAAGATGCCAAAAACTGCGATAGCAAGTAATCCTGCAGTCCGGGATAAAGCGTTATTAATACCTGAGGCAATCCCAGCGCGACTCTCCTCTACCGCGCCCATCACGAGTGTTGTCAGCGGTGTTACTGTAACAGCCAAGCCGAAACCTAAAATAACAAAGGCGGGAAAGAAGCCTGTCCAGTAACTTGTATCCATATCCGGGACAGCTAACAAAGCAAACCCAATGGTGGCGATTCCTGAACCAACGATAAGTGGACGCTTCGCACCATACCGGTCTACCAAAGTGCCGGCCCATCGCGAAAGGAAAAATATTAATACAATCAACGGTAGGAATGCTGCGCCAGCGGCAAAGGCAGAGTATCCCTGTACCTGAATTAAATTAAATGGCACGAAGAACAATACCCCACCCAGGGCCGCATACAAGAAAAATGTGAGAATATTCGCGCCGCTGAATGAGCGTGAATGGAAAAGAGTAAGCGGCATCATAGGCGCTGATGCGTATTTTTCCACATACAAAAACGCGATTAGCGCGATCACACCACCGGAAATAGCGCCTATTACCAAAGGATGACCAAAACCTAGGATAGGCGACTCGATTAATCCATAAACAATGCCACCTAAGCCAAGAATCGCAAATAGCGCACCCCATTTATCCAATTTCGCCGTACCCTTTTCATCACGGCTTTCAGAAACAAACGTGAATAGGATGAAAAGTCCGATTAGCCCAATCGGGATATTGATATAAAAAACCCAACGCCAGGAAGCATGGTCAATCAACCAACCACCCAACAATGGACCCAATGCAGTAGTCATAGCTGAAAAACCTGACCACGTACCGATAGCCTTTGCCCGTTCCCCCTCGCTGAATGAAACAGTGATAATTGCGAGACTGCCTGGAACAAGTAACGCACCACCAACTCCTTGAGCAGCCCGCGCAATAATCAGTTGCGTAACAGTCGGTGCCAGCCCGCACCATACTGAGGCCGACATAAAAAGCACTAATCCAATAGCATAGACTCGCCGGCGACCGAACTGATCACCTAGCGCCCCACCCACCAAAAGAAGCGCGGAAAGGAAAAGCGCATAGGCTGCAATAACCCACTGAACATCAATAACAGTCGCGTGCAGGTCAGCTTGCAATGCTGGAAGTGCCACGTTAACGACGGTACTGTCGATGAATGCCATGCCTGAACCAATTATTGTTGCTGCCAGGACCCAAGGCGCGCGCTTTCTACCGCAAAGGGCGGCTCTTTGTTCCTTTCGAAAACCAAAGTATTCACATGGATATTTGATCATTTAACGCAGCATATCTGTACAAAGTAACAACTTATAACATTAGGTTCCGCAACTCCAATGACTGTCGGTTTCATTCCCCCGTTCCATTCCAAGTGATTCGTTGACGAATTAAATGAAGCCGATACCAGTCAATAACCTCCCAAAATCACGTCAAGCAGGATCCTATGTTTCTCGCTCAGCACCTCGCGCCACAAAGCTAAATCGGGCGCCGACATCCATTGGCTTGGTAATTTTCTCCGTCACAATAAACCCATCTGTCATGCGATGCTCTCCCTTGGTCTAGCAAACCATAAAACAGACAATAAGAGCATTCATACCAGACGTCAAAAGCATCCTAGCACTAGCGCCAGCACGCCCTCAACGATGAATCAAATAGTCGTGATTGAAATCCTTGCTCAGTTAAGCAGGGGCCTTCGATCGATTCAATCAATCACATCAAGCCGGATAGTGGGAAATAGACGGGTACTGCCCCAACTGAAAATAAATCTGTCCCTTTTTTGATTCCTGATTCCGATAAATTTAAAGACCTGGCAAAAAATGGCCGGTACGTTTTAGCCAGTGAATTTCTGACTCGCTTGCGCCAATCGCATCGAGCCTTTCATACACATGTCCATTGCCAGGAGCTCCCCGGCGAGATTCCTCAATTATGTCGAGGATAAGACGCCGACGGGGGGTGTAAGCATCATAAAGTTCGGCGTGACGCTCCGCTTCATCAATAAAGTTCGACATAATC encodes:
- a CDS encoding CDGSH iron-sulfur domain-containing protein: MSVDEANDKPVIELSENGPYLVKRLTAFRNSKGDKLQTKDVIALCRCGGSANKPFCDGTHTRINFSSENLSDGSMDKRDDYAGKNITIHDNRGICSHAGKCTDGLPSVWRMRVEPWIDPDGADVEAIVETIKQCPSGALSYSIESIEYRDQVRDPAVYVSKDGPYHVMGGVELKDVHRGDGASEEHYTLCRCGGSKNKPFCDGTHWDIKFHDDGN
- a CDS encoding DUF1353 domain-containing protein, coding for MSRFTDALVVSPMADGKTWVTLRPFGYDVGEEGSGDTVDLAIGFMTDFASVPRMLWWAIPRWGKYGNASVIHDWLYWYQNRPRPAADAIMLEAMGVLSVPAWQRYPIYWAVRLFGGIAWMRNQWDLAAGFNRVLDETQFKSVKKSGRHGLLRCGWRHYRRRAANDESKSSD
- a CDS encoding antibiotic biosynthesis monooxygenase, with the translated sequence MYIAMNRFQIVRGQEETFEQMWRKRDTYLYEVPGFREFHLLRGQSEDAYTLYASHSIWDSREAFEGWTKSESFRKAHAHAGRAKGVYLDHPRFEGFEVILRQGGTA
- a CDS encoding tetratricopeptide repeat protein, whose amino-acid sequence is MTKYLLVATLLAALSVAAQEDQASLDAQEEQVSRLITVFNAYLRGDFGVAAGGLRVLARDGDPFAQALLGDMYAEGKGVRQDNAEAAKWYRKSAEGGHYYGQRELAEAYFSGQGVPKDPIESLKWNRIAAEQGDEVSQFRVGMQYKEGNGVRQNYTEAAKWFAMAAERGHPRAQFHLGMAYYEGLGVSQDYVAAAALIRKAAEQGVLEAQGALADLYYLGEGVPPDYIAAYAWAQVATARGNKAAKQVRDRVASQMTLDQLEAAEELAAEQIEKYGSE
- a CDS encoding efflux RND transporter periplasmic adaptor subunit encodes the protein MGWRLLVFLLVIGGLVFTGWYFTRPKPIAVALYTVETGPVEATVSNTRVGTVKACRRSMLAPAAGGEVGTLTVSEGDSVEKSQLLLEIWNEDLKAEVTYATAQKAAAEARTVEACSRAAGAERELKRLQKLVKDKLISEEKVDLAFTDAESKRAGCQAARATARVSEARIAVVRKAVERTIIRAPFAGVVAEVNTEIGEYVTPSPAGIPTLPAIELLDISCLYVSAPIDEVDAPPIEVGMRACVILDAFPDRHRCNSTVRRIAPYVLDIEKQARTVEVEVELSDPQNLHGLLPGYSADIEIFLETRDNALRIPTQAVLEGYRVLLFDEASGVLVESEFEPGLSNWDFTEVASGLKEGDRIVLSVGREGVKAGARVTPEVSVGNAASP
- a CDS encoding ABC transporter ATP-binding protein; the protein is MIQLEGICRNFQLGDQEVHALTDIFLEIDEGEYISVMGPSGSGKSTLLHLIGLLDHPTTGRYRMSGQDVTELTDDQLARIRRENIGFVFQFFHLIPRLTAAQNIEIPLILAGYPPTERKRRIAETVKAFGLADRAEHRPDQLSGGQRQRVAIARSTIMQPRVVLADEPTGNLDRASGRQVVELLEELHEKGVTVIVVTHDPELGDRATRRIHMVDGHISEDTQAETH
- a CDS encoding ABC transporter permease, which translates into the protein MRIFDLLGYALRAIDTHRFRTVLILIGVAIGVGAVILLTTLGDSVRRYVTGEFSELGTNMVIVLPGRSETTGGHPPLFGETPRDLTIDDAMALLRSPNIQRVAPIVVGSAPVAYRGLEREVTIIGSTRAIKDIRHLRAAQGSFLPEMDPKRGRAVCVLGQTVREELFGPARAVGESVRIGNRRFRVIGVLAETGVSIGLDLDDIVFIPVASAQSLFDYPSLFRVLTEAQGGARIAAAKEDIRRIIMKRHEGEDDVTIITQDSVIATFDKVLNRITLGVAGIAAISLAVAGILIMNVMLVAVAQRTQEIGLLRALGAPSRQIRSLFIVEALLLSFTGALIGLGIGLTSALVIQQLYPALPLSVPLWAVTAGVGIAVVTGLVFGVLPALRAARLEPVAALNKR